A region of Homo sapiens chromosome X, GRCh38.p14 Primary Assembly DNA encodes the following proteins:
- the ZNF75D gene encoding zinc finger protein 75D isoform X5 encodes MLALSEQKRIKHWKMASKLILPESLSLLTFEDVAVYFSEEEWQLLNPLEKTLYNDVMQDIYETVISLGLKLKNDTGNDHPISVSTSEIQTSGCEVSKKTRMKIAQKTMGRENPGDTHSVQKWHRAFPRKKRKKPATCKQELPKLMDLHGKGPTGEKPFKCQECGKSFRVSSDLIKHHRIHTGEKPYKCQQCDRRFRWSSDLNKHFMTHQGIKPYRCSWCGKSFSHNTNLHTHQRIHTGEKPFKCDECGKRFIQNSHLIKHQRTHTGEQPYTCSLCKRNFSRRSSLLRHQKLHRRREACLVSPN; translated from the exons ATGTTAGCCCTTTCTGAGCAGAAAAGAATCAAACACTGGAAGATGGCATCTAAACTCATCCTGCCTGAGTCCCTG AGTTTGTTGACATTTGAAGATGTGGCTGTGTATTTTTCTGAGGAAGAGTGGCAATTATTGAATCCTCTTGAGAAGACTCTCTACAATGATGTAATGCAGGATATCTATGAGACTGTCATCTCTCTAG GGTTAAAGCTAAAAAATGACACTGGAAATGATCATCCTATATCTGTTTCTACATCAGAAATACAAACATCAGGATGCGAAGTATCAAAAAAGACCAGAATGAAAATTGCCCAGAAAACAATGGGCAGGGAAAATCCTGGTGATACACACAGTGTACAGAAATGGCATCGAGCTTttccaaggaagaaaagaaagaaacctgcaACTTGTAAACAAGAGCTTCCAAAACTTATGGATCTTCATGGGAAAGGCCCCACAGGGGAGAAACCTTTTAAGTGTCAGGAATGTGGGAAAAGCTTCAGAGTTAGCTCTGATCTTATTAAACACCacagaattcacactggagagaaaccctataaatgtcaACAATGTGACAGGAGGTTTAGATGGAGTTCAGATCTTAATAAGCACTTCATGACCCATCAAGGAATAAAACCATATAGATGCTCATGGTGTGGGAAAAGCTTTAGTCATAACACAAATCTACACACACACCAAAGAATTCACACAGGAGAGAAGCCCTTTAAATGTGATGAATGTGGAAAAAGATTCATTCAGAACTCCCACCTTATTAAACACCAGAGAACTCACACAGGTGAGCAGCCTTATACGTGTAGCTTATGCAAGAGAAACTTTAGTAGGCGATCGAGCCTTCTTAGACACCAGAAACTCCACAGAAGAAGGGAAGCATGTCTAGTGTCTCCAAACTGA
- the ZNF75D gene encoding zinc finger protein 75D isoform 2 (isoform 2 is encoded by transcript variant 2), translated as MAMRELNADSCSSPQMGAMWETSGSVKENSSQSKKYSTKIENLGPESACRHFWSFRYHEATGPLETISQLQKLCHQWLRPEIHSKEQILEMLVLEQFLSILPKETQNWVQKHHPQNVKQALVLVEFLQREPDGTKNESLLTFEDVAVYFSEEEWQLLNPLEKTLYNDVMQDIYETVISLGLKLKNDTGNDHPISVSTSEIQTSGCEVSKKTRMKIAQKTMGRENPGDTHSVQKWHRAFPRKKRKKPATCKQELPKLMDLHGKGPTGEKPFKCQECGKSFRVSSDLIKHHRIHTGEKPYKCQQCDRRFRWSSDLNKHFMTHQGIKPYRCSWCGKSFSHNTNLHTHQRIHTGEKPFKCDECGKRFIQNSHLIKHQRTHTGEQPYTCSLCKRNFSRRSSLLRHQKLHRRREACLVSPN; from the exons ATGGCGATGAGAGAGCTGAACGCGGATTCATGCTCAAGCCCCCAGATGGGGGCTATGTGGGAGACTAGTGGGTCTGTGAAAGAGAACTCCAGTCAGAGTAAGAAATacagcacaaaaatagagaatCTTGGTCCTGAGAGCGCTTGCAGGCACTTCTGGAGCTTCCGTTATCATGAAGCAACCGGACCGCTTGAGACTATCAGCCAACTTCAGAAATTGTGCCATCAGTGGCTGAGGCCAGAGATCCACTCAAAAGAGCAGATCTTGGAAATGCTGGTGTTAGAGCAGTTCCTGAGCATTCTGCCCAAGGAGACCCAGAACTGGGTGCAGAAGCATCATCCACAGAATGTCAAACAGGCTCTGGTCCTGGTGGAATTCTTGCAGAGGGAGCCTGATGGAACAAAGAATGAG AGTTTGTTGACATTTGAAGATGTGGCTGTGTATTTTTCTGAGGAAGAGTGGCAATTATTGAATCCTCTTGAGAAGACTCTCTACAATGATGTAATGCAGGATATCTATGAGACTGTCATCTCTCTAG GGTTAAAGCTAAAAAATGACACTGGAAATGATCATCCTATATCTGTTTCTACATCAGAAATACAAACATCAGGATGCGAAGTATCAAAAAAGACCAGAATGAAAATTGCCCAGAAAACAATGGGCAGGGAAAATCCTGGTGATACACACAGTGTACAGAAATGGCATCGAGCTTttccaaggaagaaaagaaagaaacctgcaACTTGTAAACAAGAGCTTCCAAAACTTATGGATCTTCATGGGAAAGGCCCCACAGGGGAGAAACCTTTTAAGTGTCAGGAATGTGGGAAAAGCTTCAGAGTTAGCTCTGATCTTATTAAACACCacagaattcacactggagagaaaccctataaatgtcaACAATGTGACAGGAGGTTTAGATGGAGTTCAGATCTTAATAAGCACTTCATGACCCATCAAGGAATAAAACCATATAGATGCTCATGGTGTGGGAAAAGCTTTAGTCATAACACAAATCTACACACACACCAAAGAATTCACACAGGAGAGAAGCCCTTTAAATGTGATGAATGTGGAAAAAGATTCATTCAGAACTCCCACCTTATTAAACACCAGAGAACTCACACAGGTGAGCAGCCTTATACGTGTAGCTTATGCAAGAGAAACTTTAGTAGGCGATCGAGCCTTCTTAGACACCAGAAACTCCACAGAAGAAGGGAAGCATGTCTAGTGTCTCCAAACTGA
- the ZNF75D gene encoding zinc finger protein 75D isoform X2: MTHYHLPRSICLLHRPNRSQPMSWERRQCSWEEQQWPQASSGSQQSPNQWVCSRKNIGIHTGYYKNSWAGTLTKKPSLYMKESLLTFEDVAVYFSEEEWQLLNPLEKTLYNDVMQDIYETVISLGLKLKNDTGNDHPISVSTSEIQTSGCEVSKKTRMKIAQKTMGRENPGDTHSVQKWHRAFPRKKRKKPATCKQELPKLMDLHGKGPTGEKPFKCQECGKSFRVSSDLIKHHRIHTGEKPYKCQQCDRRFRWSSDLNKHFMTHQGIKPYRCSWCGKSFSHNTNLHTHQRIHTGEKPFKCDECGKRFIQNSHLIKHQRTHTGEQPYTCSLCKRNFSRRSSLLRHQKLHRRREACLVSPN; this comes from the exons GTCACAGCCCATGAGCTGGGAAAGGAGGCAGTGCTCTTGGGAGGAACAGCAGTGGCCCCAGGCTTCAAGTGGAAGCCAGCAGAGCCCCAACCAATGGGTGTGTTCCAGAAAGAATATTGGAATACATACCGGGTACTACAAGAACAGCTGGGCTGGAACACTCACAAAGAAACCCAGCCTGTATATGAAAGAG AGTTTGTTGACATTTGAAGATGTGGCTGTGTATTTTTCTGAGGAAGAGTGGCAATTATTGAATCCTCTTGAGAAGACTCTCTACAATGATGTAATGCAGGATATCTATGAGACTGTCATCTCTCTAG GGTTAAAGCTAAAAAATGACACTGGAAATGATCATCCTATATCTGTTTCTACATCAGAAATACAAACATCAGGATGCGAAGTATCAAAAAAGACCAGAATGAAAATTGCCCAGAAAACAATGGGCAGGGAAAATCCTGGTGATACACACAGTGTACAGAAATGGCATCGAGCTTttccaaggaagaaaagaaagaaacctgcaACTTGTAAACAAGAGCTTCCAAAACTTATGGATCTTCATGGGAAAGGCCCCACAGGGGAGAAACCTTTTAAGTGTCAGGAATGTGGGAAAAGCTTCAGAGTTAGCTCTGATCTTATTAAACACCacagaattcacactggagagaaaccctataaatgtcaACAATGTGACAGGAGGTTTAGATGGAGTTCAGATCTTAATAAGCACTTCATGACCCATCAAGGAATAAAACCATATAGATGCTCATGGTGTGGGAAAAGCTTTAGTCATAACACAAATCTACACACACACCAAAGAATTCACACAGGAGAGAAGCCCTTTAAATGTGATGAATGTGGAAAAAGATTCATTCAGAACTCCCACCTTATTAAACACCAGAGAACTCACACAGGTGAGCAGCCTTATACGTGTAGCTTATGCAAGAGAAACTTTAGTAGGCGATCGAGCCTTCTTAGACACCAGAAACTCCACAGAAGAAGGGAAGCATGTCTAGTGTCTCCAAACTGA
- the ZNF75D gene encoding zinc finger protein 75D isoform X4 encodes MSWERRQCSWEEQQWPQASSGSQQSPNQWVCSRKNIGIHTGYYKNSWAGTLTKKPSLYMKESLLTFEDVAVYFSEEEWQLLNPLEKTLYNDVMQDIYETVISLGLKLKNDTGNDHPISVSTSEIQTSGCEVSKKTRMKIAQKTMGRENPGDTHSVQKWHRAFPRKKRKKPATCKQELPKLMDLHGKGPTGEKPFKCQECGKSFRVSSDLIKHHRIHTGEKPYKCQQCDRRFRWSSDLNKHFMTHQGIKPYRCSWCGKSFSHNTNLHTHQRIHTGEKPFKCDECGKRFIQNSHLIKHQRTHTGEQPYTCSLCKRNFSRRSSLLRHQKLHRRREACLVSPN; translated from the exons ATGAGCTGGGAAAGGAGGCAGTGCTCTTGGGAGGAACAGCAGTGGCCCCAGGCTTCAAGTGGAAGCCAGCAGAGCCCCAACCAATGGGTGTGTTCCAGAAAGAATATTGGAATACATACCGGGTACTACAAGAACAGCTGGGCTGGAACACTCACAAAGAAACCCAGCCTGTATATGAAAGAG AGTTTGTTGACATTTGAAGATGTGGCTGTGTATTTTTCTGAGGAAGAGTGGCAATTATTGAATCCTCTTGAGAAGACTCTCTACAATGATGTAATGCAGGATATCTATGAGACTGTCATCTCTCTAG GGTTAAAGCTAAAAAATGACACTGGAAATGATCATCCTATATCTGTTTCTACATCAGAAATACAAACATCAGGATGCGAAGTATCAAAAAAGACCAGAATGAAAATTGCCCAGAAAACAATGGGCAGGGAAAATCCTGGTGATACACACAGTGTACAGAAATGGCATCGAGCTTttccaaggaagaaaagaaagaaacctgcaACTTGTAAACAAGAGCTTCCAAAACTTATGGATCTTCATGGGAAAGGCCCCACAGGGGAGAAACCTTTTAAGTGTCAGGAATGTGGGAAAAGCTTCAGAGTTAGCTCTGATCTTATTAAACACCacagaattcacactggagagaaaccctataaatgtcaACAATGTGACAGGAGGTTTAGATGGAGTTCAGATCTTAATAAGCACTTCATGACCCATCAAGGAATAAAACCATATAGATGCTCATGGTGTGGGAAAAGCTTTAGTCATAACACAAATCTACACACACACCAAAGAATTCACACAGGAGAGAAGCCCTTTAAATGTGATGAATGTGGAAAAAGATTCATTCAGAACTCCCACCTTATTAAACACCAGAGAACTCACACAGGTGAGCAGCCTTATACGTGTAGCTTATGCAAGAGAAACTTTAGTAGGCGATCGAGCCTTCTTAGACACCAGAAACTCCACAGAAGAAGGGAAGCATGTCTAGTGTCTCCAAACTGA
- the ZNF75D gene encoding zinc finger protein 75D isoform X1 — MAMRELNADSCSSPQMGAMWETSGSVKENSSQSKKYSTKIENLGPESACRHFWSFRYHEATGPLETISQLQKLCHQWLRPEIHSKEQILEMLVLEQFLSILPKETQNWVQKHHPQNVKQALVLVEFLQREPDGTKNEVTAHELGKEAVLLGGTAVAPGFKWKPAEPQPMGVFQKEYWNTYRVLQEQLGWNTHKETQPVYERAVHDQQMLALSEQKRIKHWKMASKLILPESLSLLTFEDVAVYFSEEEWQLLNPLEKTLYNDVMQDIYETVISLGLKLKNDTGNDHPISVSTSEIQTSGCEVSKKTRMKIAQKTMGRENPGDTHSVQKWHRAFPRKKRKKPATCKQELPKLMDLHGKGPTGEKPFKCQECGKSFRVSSDLIKHHRIHTGEKPYKCQQCDRRFRWSSDLNKHFMTHQGIKPYRCSWCGKSFSHNTNLHTHQRIHTGEKPFKCDECGKRFIQNSHLIKHQRTHTGEQPYTCSLCKRNFSRRSSLLRHQKLHRRREACLVSPN; from the exons ATGGCGATGAGAGAGCTGAACGCGGATTCATGCTCAAGCCCCCAGATGGGGGCTATGTGGGAGACTAGTGGGTCTGTGAAAGAGAACTCCAGTCAGAGTAAGAAATacagcacaaaaatagagaatCTTGGTCCTGAGAGCGCTTGCAGGCACTTCTGGAGCTTCCGTTATCATGAAGCAACCGGACCGCTTGAGACTATCAGCCAACTTCAGAAATTGTGCCATCAGTGGCTGAGGCCAGAGATCCACTCAAAAGAGCAGATCTTGGAAATGCTGGTGTTAGAGCAGTTCCTGAGCATTCTGCCCAAGGAGACCCAGAACTGGGTGCAGAAGCATCATCCACAGAATGTCAAACAGGCTCTGGTCCTGGTGGAATTCTTGCAGAGGGAGCCTGATGGAACAAAGAATGAG GTCACAGCCCATGAGCTGGGAAAGGAGGCAGTGCTCTTGGGAGGAACAGCAGTGGCCCCAGGCTTCAAGTGGAAGCCAGCAGAGCCCCAACCAATGGGTGTGTTCCAGAAAGAATATTGGAATACATACCGGGTACTACAAGAACAGCTGGGCTGGAACACTCACAAAGAAACCCAGCCTGTATATGAAAGAG CTGTGCATGATCAACAGATGTTAGCCCTTTCTGAGCAGAAAAGAATCAAACACTGGAAGATGGCATCTAAACTCATCCTGCCTGAGTCCCTG AGTTTGTTGACATTTGAAGATGTGGCTGTGTATTTTTCTGAGGAAGAGTGGCAATTATTGAATCCTCTTGAGAAGACTCTCTACAATGATGTAATGCAGGATATCTATGAGACTGTCATCTCTCTAG GGTTAAAGCTAAAAAATGACACTGGAAATGATCATCCTATATCTGTTTCTACATCAGAAATACAAACATCAGGATGCGAAGTATCAAAAAAGACCAGAATGAAAATTGCCCAGAAAACAATGGGCAGGGAAAATCCTGGTGATACACACAGTGTACAGAAATGGCATCGAGCTTttccaaggaagaaaagaaagaaacctgcaACTTGTAAACAAGAGCTTCCAAAACTTATGGATCTTCATGGGAAAGGCCCCACAGGGGAGAAACCTTTTAAGTGTCAGGAATGTGGGAAAAGCTTCAGAGTTAGCTCTGATCTTATTAAACACCacagaattcacactggagagaaaccctataaatgtcaACAATGTGACAGGAGGTTTAGATGGAGTTCAGATCTTAATAAGCACTTCATGACCCATCAAGGAATAAAACCATATAGATGCTCATGGTGTGGGAAAAGCTTTAGTCATAACACAAATCTACACACACACCAAAGAATTCACACAGGAGAGAAGCCCTTTAAATGTGATGAATGTGGAAAAAGATTCATTCAGAACTCCCACCTTATTAAACACCAGAGAACTCACACAGGTGAGCAGCCTTATACGTGTAGCTTATGCAAGAGAAACTTTAGTAGGCGATCGAGCCTTCTTAGACACCAGAAACTCCACAGAAGAAGGGAAGCATGTCTAGTGTCTCCAAACTGA
- the ZNF75D gene encoding zinc finger protein 75D isoform X3, which yields MSNRLWSWWNSCRGSLMEQRMRSQPMSWERRQCSWEEQQWPQASSGSQQSPNQWVCSRKNIGIHTGYYKNSWAGTLTKKPSLYMKESLLTFEDVAVYFSEEEWQLLNPLEKTLYNDVMQDIYETVISLGLKLKNDTGNDHPISVSTSEIQTSGCEVSKKTRMKIAQKTMGRENPGDTHSVQKWHRAFPRKKRKKPATCKQELPKLMDLHGKGPTGEKPFKCQECGKSFRVSSDLIKHHRIHTGEKPYKCQQCDRRFRWSSDLNKHFMTHQGIKPYRCSWCGKSFSHNTNLHTHQRIHTGEKPFKCDECGKRFIQNSHLIKHQRTHTGEQPYTCSLCKRNFSRRSSLLRHQKLHRRREACLVSPN from the exons ATGTCAAACAGGCTCTGGTCCTGGTGGAATTCTTGCAGAGGGAGCCTGATGGAACAAAGAATGAG GTCACAGCCCATGAGCTGGGAAAGGAGGCAGTGCTCTTGGGAGGAACAGCAGTGGCCCCAGGCTTCAAGTGGAAGCCAGCAGAGCCCCAACCAATGGGTGTGTTCCAGAAAGAATATTGGAATACATACCGGGTACTACAAGAACAGCTGGGCTGGAACACTCACAAAGAAACCCAGCCTGTATATGAAAGAG AGTTTGTTGACATTTGAAGATGTGGCTGTGTATTTTTCTGAGGAAGAGTGGCAATTATTGAATCCTCTTGAGAAGACTCTCTACAATGATGTAATGCAGGATATCTATGAGACTGTCATCTCTCTAG GGTTAAAGCTAAAAAATGACACTGGAAATGATCATCCTATATCTGTTTCTACATCAGAAATACAAACATCAGGATGCGAAGTATCAAAAAAGACCAGAATGAAAATTGCCCAGAAAACAATGGGCAGGGAAAATCCTGGTGATACACACAGTGTACAGAAATGGCATCGAGCTTttccaaggaagaaaagaaagaaacctgcaACTTGTAAACAAGAGCTTCCAAAACTTATGGATCTTCATGGGAAAGGCCCCACAGGGGAGAAACCTTTTAAGTGTCAGGAATGTGGGAAAAGCTTCAGAGTTAGCTCTGATCTTATTAAACACCacagaattcacactggagagaaaccctataaatgtcaACAATGTGACAGGAGGTTTAGATGGAGTTCAGATCTTAATAAGCACTTCATGACCCATCAAGGAATAAAACCATATAGATGCTCATGGTGTGGGAAAAGCTTTAGTCATAACACAAATCTACACACACACCAAAGAATTCACACAGGAGAGAAGCCCTTTAAATGTGATGAATGTGGAAAAAGATTCATTCAGAACTCCCACCTTATTAAACACCAGAGAACTCACACAGGTGAGCAGCCTTATACGTGTAGCTTATGCAAGAGAAACTTTAGTAGGCGATCGAGCCTTCTTAGACACCAGAAACTCCACAGAAGAAGGGAAGCATGTCTAGTGTCTCCAAACTGA